The genomic region TACTCCACGATCTCCCTTAGAAAACGATTTTCACGACAACATGTCTCATTCTCATTTGCCAACCGAGCCTTCTCCGCCAGAAGCGTCTCTAGTTGAAGCCNNNNNNNNNNNNNNNNNNNNNNNNNNNNNNNNNNNNNNNNNNNNNNNNNNNNNNNNNNNNNNNNNNNNNNNNNNNNNNNNNNNNNNNNNNNNNNNNNNNNNNNNNNNNNNNNNNNNNNNNNNNNNNNNNNNNNNNNNNNNNNNNNNNNNNNNNNNNNNNNNNNNNNNNNNNNNAAGTATTAGACTATTAACTAAAATTGTTGACCAATATAAACTAAAATTGCCGATGAATTTTAAAGTTTTCTCATTTCTTTGATGTAATATAATGAACAAAAAGCAATGGAAGAAGATGATGTACCAAATCATCATCTGCACGGTTTTGTCCCTTCTCACGACCCTCACGGTCCCGAAGTAACTTGTTCTCTTCTTCTAGTTGAGCACACCTTGCTTTAGCAAAAGCCAAATCTGCTTTAACGGTTTTTAGCTCCCGCAGAAGTAGTTTTGCTTTAGCAGCAGTTGCCATTGCCACCTGTAACCCAATAAAAAAACACAAGTTGTGCTTGTCATGTTATATTAGAAAGGTAAAAACTcagtaatatattttttttttacgtgaAATTGATAATTTAGAATTGTTAGATAATTTGATTGAATTATCATTTTAAGAATTtccagtcaccaaaaaaaattttaagaatttttaattatcaactttacATGAATAACAGCACGTCTTTCACCTATTagaaatcaaaacaaacaaataaataagagaaaaagacaatgtcttcttctatttctctacCCTCTGCGTATGAAACATACATTCTGCTCTGTTTTATATATGGATGCAGATTATAATTAATTACATGGTTGCCACCTTACGTCGCGGGATGCCTTGAGTTGAGTTTCATGGATAGCGGTGGGGTTGGATGTGGGGCCTCCTGATTGCTGAGGCCATGGATTCCACGTCCCAGTGTCTTTATTTGAGTCTTCGCGATCAGGAAAACTACCATTTACATTCGCCTTTATTAATTGACTTCTCAGCTCTCCTGTTTTCCCTTCCTGAACCAACCAATTCAAACAAAATAGTGTATTAGTAGTACAATAATACTACACCACCAAGAGATTGTATCATTTTAGACCATTAATTAGTTACATTAGTATTTTTGCACATAagtctaaaaaaaaaatatatatgacagAGTGTTGAAGGTCAAATACCTGATAACCTTAGCTTTTTACATTATAATAaagattaataattaaaattactaaaatgttAATATTGAAACACCTGATAacctatttaaattataaaggcATAAAGGAGGCATCTAAATCTAGTCACCTGATAAGGTCGAGCAGCTGGAGCAAAGGTATTATTAAAAGATTGCAATCTTAGTTTATCGTTGTCGTCCAGAATATCCTTGCCTTTTTGAGCCACCACTCCCCAAAAACCAGACTTGGAGTCACCTCTCCCTAAAGCATCTCCGCTAATATCATATGACTGCATGTAAACTTCGTCTCGTTAAAGTATAAAATATTTACCATATTAACTAATTTTACATCTAACGTTgggccaaataaaaaaaaattaattattctattagtttttataattttattaaatttttaattaaatttttatattttttattgggtttagtaaaattaaaaaaacgaAGGGAATAATTAAACAATAGAAAAAATGGAGAAACGACGAAGAGCGATagtaacaaataataataataaaaccttGGATCGGTGATGTTCAGGGGCGGCAAAAGAAGATTTAGTGGAGGAAAAAGAGAGGGAGGATGGATCACGAAGAGAGGCTTTGATGGCCTGAGCAGCAGCGAGGGAGGATGTCGAAGATGTTGGAGTAAAGGAAAAGGAAGAGGACAAAGTTGCTGATGAACGAAGATGACGAGAAGCATCGTTCATGTTTGTAGTTGCAATTCCATTATTTTCCAGCGATGAATCCAATGGTTGTTGCTGCAAATGAAACTCTTCCTTGAAGGTGGAAGCCCTTGACAATCCTGCTTGCTTTCTTCTATACGccattatttttaatttctaataataGTAAGAATGCTCAGACTCAGCCACGGCGCGTGATCACCACGGGAACAGCCACTGCATCTACCGTGATGACAAAATAATGATGTATTCAATTCGGATTGAATACAATACCATACCAGTTTCATGTTTGAATTGCTAACCAACTCTTTCGCCTATAATTGCATTGCAACACACAAGTGGCTGGTGGATGCCACCTTCAACGTAGGACTCGTAGAAATTCATGGGAACCATCCTCCgcctctcttttatttatttatttatttttttctttcacatTATTTAACCACCATTAATGGTCATTGGTCAATAAAATATATAGATTAACATACAAAGATCAAATTTATAATGGTTTTTGTTTCGAGAAACACTACAAAACGAGCACAACTTATAAGTTTTACCCAAcagtttaattaataatatttaaaagtattaaaaaaaatagtattagATCACNNNNNNNNNNNNNtaaaaaaaatttatatcctAACAATCCATTAAGGAGGTGGAGGCTATAAATAGGAAGTGAGAGTTAGTGTGAGGTGTGTGTGAATCACTTGTAacaaacacttgagtaataaagtgttATTTCCACCAAATCtttctttctcttgtgttctcttgtattcttagctttcttgctaagtattgagggttaagatgacttggtcttagctcaagaggttgagtaagtccgagtgtCGGCATGGTAGTGTTGGAGTGTATCCAAGGCTATGACAATTTGGCATCAGAGCAAGGTTCGAGAGGGAGCACAAGTGGTTTATGGGTATGGCTTCTAGTGTAACCATGGAGCATGTTGAATCTCAAAGAGGAAGAAATGCTATTCCTTCTCAATGGGGAGGGAAGAAGGTCCGTTCTTTAAGTGAGGCTAGAGGTAAGGACTCTAACTTcttagaagagagagtttctaTGTTGGAGAATAttctatcctctatggatgagTGTTTCCAAAGGATAGAAAATGATAAGGAGACCCTCAAAACTCATGTGTTAGGAGAACTagatgctttcaaagaaagcatgctccaAATCGAAGAGAAGCTTGAGAATTTCTTGAAACTATTTGAGGAAGTTCGAGTTTAGTTCGAGGAGACAAAATCTCGACCAACCATTATAAGGGAGACGACAAAGATTGATCTCCGCAAGCCAAAGGAGTTCAAAGGCGTAAGGGACGCTCGAGAGGTGGAGAACTTCCTATGGCAAATGGAGAGGTACTTTGAAGGCTAAGGGGTGGTCGAAGAAGTAATAAAGGTACGCATTGCAGCTCTCTACCTTTCTGATAATGCTACTTTGTGGTGGAGGAGAAAGTGCGTAGATATGAAAAAGGGTACTTGCAACATAGCCACATAGGAAGATTTCAAAAGGGAGTTGAAAAGACAATTCTTCCCTGAGAATGTGGTTTATGAAGCAAGGAAGAAGTTGAGGGAATTGAAGCACAAGAGTACGATTAACAACTACGTAAAGGAGTTCACTACTCTCATGCTTCAAATCCCCAACTTAGCATCAGAGGATGCATTGTTCTTCTTCAATGATGGACTCCAACCTTGGGCAAAGCAAGAACTACAAAGAAGGAATGTTAAGGATGCCGATGAGGCCATCGTGGTGGCCGAATCACTCACTGAGTATCATAGGGGAGACTCTAAACCCAAGTCTTCCTCCAAGCCTAGTTCTATTAAAGGTGGGGGAGACAAGGGAAATAGTTTCTCAACCAAGAAGGAAGGAAAATACTCTTCAAAGAAAGAGTACGAGGAAAAGAAGAAGGCTTTCGTGCCCAAAGGAGGATGCTTCGTGTGCAAGGGACCACACTAAATGAAGGACTATCCCAAGCTAGGGACTTTGGCATCTATTGCCGATGAACGAGAGGCCGAACTCAAGTAAATGAGTGTGTTGGATTTATCCAACTCATGAATGCTGTGAAGGGCAAAGAGACAAGCACCGCAGAAAAGAAAGGCTTGATGTATGTCAAGGCCTTTATCAATGAAAAACACATCATGGCTATGATCAAAACTGGTACTACACACAACTTCATCACGCCTGATGGAGCAAAGAGGCTTGGGTTGAAGATCACCGAAAAGAATAGCTGGTTCAAACCCGTGAATACCAAGGGTGAACCCCTTAAGGGAGTAGAGAAAGGGGGTTGAGATGACTCTTGGTTCTTTGAAGGGTCTTGTGGATTTCTCAATAGTACCCATGGACGATTTCAAAATAGTCATTGAGCTTGATTTGCAAAGGAAGTCAAATATAATACCTATGTCATACTATGACATAGTATGCATCATGGAGAAAGGGTCTCCATGCATGGTTCCTACAGTCTCTAAAGCTGGAGGACCACCGATGCTCTCTGCTATGCAACTCAAGAAAGGGTTTAAGAAAGGAGAGATTACATATTTGACAAGAGAAGTCAACATCTGAAAGAGAAGACGTTCCTCCTGAAATCAAGAAATTCCTTG from Arachis ipaensis cultivar K30076 chromosome B02, Araip1.1, whole genome shotgun sequence harbors:
- the LOC107628167 gene encoding uncharacterized protein LOC107628167, producing the protein MAYRRKQAGLSRASTFKEEFHLQQQPLDSSLENNGIATTNMNDASRHLRSSATLSSSFSFTPTSSTSSLAAAQAIKASLRDPSSLSFSSTKSSFAAPEHHRSKSYDISGDALGRGDSKSGFWGVVAQKGKDILDDNDKLRLQSFNNTFAPAARPYQEGKTGELRSQLIKANVNGSFPDREDSNKDTGTWNPWPQQSGGPTSNPTAIHETQLKASRDVAMATAAKAKLLLRELKTVKADLAFAKARCAQLEEENKLLRDREGREKGQNRADDDLVRLQLETLLAEKARLANENETCCRENRFLREIVEYHQLSMQDVVSLDDDDEEGMDEVTELYPIDTNGMLSIFRGPQEKKEEQDHEDKNVSKDDHNEVSPSISASVDEQAKK